Part of the Candidatus Methylomirabilis tolerans genome, AAGCAGGAAGGCTCTGGCATCATACCGTGGCGTGACGCCGACCACCTCACCGAATGGACCCTCACTTCCAAGAAGGGGGGTAGCCCGGGCCATGTTGGTTCCAACCGTCACGGCCCAGATCGAAAGCTGATCCCACGGCAGGAGATACCCGGTAAAACTCAAGAGCAGTGTGATGGTCAGCAGCACAACCCCTACGACCCAGTTGAACTCCCTCGGAGGTTTATACGAACCGGTCATAAACACGCGAAACATGTGCAGCCACACCGTAATCACCATGGCATGGGCCGCCCATCGATGCATGTTGCGCATGATCATACCGAACGGGACATCGTACTGCAGGTATTTCATATCCGCATAGGCGTACTCGGCCACCGGACGATAATAAAACATCAGGATGACACCAGTCACGACCGTCACCAGGAACACCAGGAAGGTGATGCCACCCATGCACCAGGTAAAGCGAACCCTGAGAGCGTGACGTCGAATCTTGGGAGGGTGCAGATGGAGCCAGACATTCGCCATGACCTGCAGGATTCGATTGCGTGGGGTATCCGAATAATCGTGGCGAAACATCGAGCGCCACAACTGCGACTCGAC contains:
- a CDS encoding cytochrome b N-terminal domain-containing protein; its protein translation is MPRLSELKKKIVESQLWRSMFRHDYSDTPRNRILQVMANVWLHLHPPKIRRHALRVRFTWCMGGITFLVFLVTVVTGVILMFYYRPVAEYAYADMKYLQYDVPFGMIMRNMHRWAAHAMVITVWLHMFRVFMTGSYKPPREFNWVVGVVLLTITLLLSFTGYLLPWDQLSIWAVTVGTNMARATPLLGSEGPFGEVVGVTPRYDARAFLLGGTLVGPPALLRFYVLHCILLPILASLLMIVHFWRIRKDGGVSGPL